A portion of the Fusobacterium perfoetens ATCC 29250 genome contains these proteins:
- a CDS encoding toxin-antitoxin system YwqK family antitoxin yields the protein MKKLILMIFFSLITYSFSYQIEENFTGQIIKKYENGQVQSIENFKNGKLNGEFKEFYKDGTLSQIGSFKNGDLESIKAFYENGNLKFEENLKDRKGKYRGYYPNGQLEEEGEVFQGEETGLWKYYNENGKLLSEGKYKEGKKIGKWKLYNPDGSLLKIENYKEK from the coding sequence ATGAAAAAGTTGATATTGATGATATTTTTTAGCTTAATAACTTATTCTTTTAGTTATCAGATAGAAGAAAATTTTACAGGACAGATAATAAAAAAATATGAAAATGGACAAGTACAGTCAATAGAAAATTTTAAAAATGGAAAACTTAATGGGGAGTTTAAAGAATTTTATAAAGATGGGACTCTATCTCAAATAGGAAGTTTTAAAAATGGAGATTTAGAAAGTATAAAAGCTTTTTATGAAAATGGAAATTTAAAATTTGAAGAAAATTTAAAGGATAGAAAAGGAAAATATAGAGGATATTATCCTAATGGACAGTTAGAAGAAGAGGGAGAAGTTTTTCAAGGAGAAGAAACAGGACTTTGGAAATATTATAATGAAAATGGAAAATTACTTTCAGAGGGAAAATATAAAGAGGGTAAAAAGATAGGAAAATGGAAATTATATAATCCTGATGGAAGTTTATTAAAGATAGAAAATTATAAAGAAAAATAG
- a CDS encoding SUKH-3 domain-containing protein has protein sequence MGKVYKLNSEKSLAHQVLEYAGWYEGRKVDIEKIVEYYQKNDYILNDFAKKFLQEFLGIKEDWFFKYIGKNGEVRIGGNDFSFSIPYDLPFEEQDKEYELKQIPEEVRDKVIPIVETGWHIGGTLWIDDRGKFYHTLYYRNDCMEQYDSIFDYLEYNFRHYLGNEIYVTFENQRDLEKN, from the coding sequence ATGGGAAAAGTCTATAAACTTAATAGTGAAAAATCTTTAGCCCATCAAGTTTTAGAATATGCTGGTTGGTATGAGGGAAGAAAAGTAGATATAGAAAAAATAGTAGAGTATTACCAGAAGAATGATTATATTCTAAATGACTTTGCTAAAAAATTTTTACAAGAATTTTTAGGGATAAAAGAGGATTGGTTTTTCAAATATATAGGTAAAAATGGAGAAGTACGAATAGGGGGAAATGATTTTAGCTTTTCCATTCCTTATGATTTACCTTTTGAAGAACAAGATAAAGAATATGAATTAAAACAAATTCCAGAAGAGGTAAGAGATAAAGTAATTCCAATAGTTGAAACAGGTTGGCATATTGGTGGAACTTTATGGATAGATGATAGAGGAAAATTTTATCATACTCTTTATTATAGAAATGATTGTATGGAACAGTATGATTCTATCTTTGATTACTTAGAATATAATTTTAGGCACTATTTAGGAAATGAAATTTATGTAACTTTTGAAAATCAAAGAGATTTAGAGAAAAATTAA
- a CDS encoding CbrC family protein, with protein sequence MKKELPFFKYHPDPLKTGEFETDETVICECCGKETDVYYTGPFYSVEDIEYLCPECIANGEASRKFDGDFISLYFGKVSDEEKIDELIHRTPSYCGWQEECWVTHCDDFCAFIDYVGTKELEKMGVLEEVIKNGNPADGNEWSEEQIEIIKNMVNGGHVQGYLFRCLHCGKHFLYFDVD encoded by the coding sequence ATGAAAAAAGAATTACCATTTTTTAAATACCACCCAGACCCTTTAAAAACAGGAGAGTTTGAAACTGACGAAACAGTAATATGTGAATGTTGTGGAAAAGAAACTGATGTTTACTATACTGGACCTTTTTATTCTGTTGAAGATATTGAATATTTATGTCCAGAATGTATAGCCAATGGAGAAGCAAGTAGAAAGTTTGATGGAGATTTTATATCACTTTATTTTGGAAAAGTTAGTGATGAAGAAAAAATTGATGAACTAATTCATAGAACTCCTAGTTATTGTGGTTGGCAAGAAGAATGTTGGGTAACTCATTGTGATGATTTTTGTGCTTTTATTGATTATGTAGGAACTAAAGAACTAGAAAAAATGGGAGTTTTAGAAGAAGTTATTAAAAATGGAAATCCTGCTGATGGAAATGAATGGAGTGAAGAACAGATAGAAATAATAAAAAATATGGTTAATGGAGGACATGTACAAGGATATTTATTCAGATGTTTACATTGTGGAAAACATTTTTTATATTTTGATGTTGATTAA
- a CDS encoding alpha/beta hydrolase produces MSLLKQDFFTINNIPVILWGEKSNKIIIAVHGMMSNKADIPIEILAKISIKYGYQVLSFDLPKHGERKNEIIPLTPQVCVKELNNIYEKLQKNWEEISLFANSLGAYFSLLAYKDKKIEKAFFLSPLIDMRELIENMMKAFEVTEARLKKEREIATPIGETLSWDYYSYVKENPITIWTPFTHILCGDKDEICNIETTKKFSSQFNCELEILKDSEHYFYKEEQLKKLVEDLEKFLSLENKR; encoded by the coding sequence ATGAGTTTATTAAAACAAGATTTTTTTACAATAAATAATATTCCTGTAATTTTATGGGGAGAAAAGAGTAATAAAATTATAATAGCAGTTCATGGAATGATGTCAAATAAAGCTGATATTCCAATTGAGATACTAGCTAAAATTTCAATAAAATATGGTTATCAAGTTTTAAGTTTTGATTTACCAAAGCATGGGGAGAGAAAAAATGAGATAATACCTTTGACTCCTCAAGTTTGTGTAAAGGAATTAAATAATATATATGAAAAATTACAAAAAAATTGGGAAGAAATTTCTTTATTTGCCAATAGTTTAGGGGCATATTTTAGCCTTTTAGCCTATAAAGATAAAAAAATAGAGAAAGCTTTCTTTTTATCTCCTCTTATAGATATGAGAGAACTTATTGAAAATATGATGAAAGCTTTTGAAGTAACTGAAGCTAGATTAAAAAAAGAAAGAGAAATAGCTACACCAATAGGAGAAACATTATCTTGGGATTATTATTCATATGTTAAGGAAAATCCAATAACGATATGGACTCCTTTTACACATATTTTATGTGGGGATAAAGATGAAATTTGTAATATAGAAACAACTAAAAAATTTTCAAGTCAATTTAATTGTGAATTGGAAATTTTAAAAGATTCAGAACATTATTTTTATAAAGAAGAACAATTAAAAAAGTTAGTTGAAGATTTGGAAAAATTTTTAAGTTTAGAAAATAAGAGGTAA
- a CDS encoding ankyrin repeat domain-containing protein gives MYKIGYLGNFETVPQVVEYIINGDIEKLEEEYKKGWDINKKITLNEFITETPLEMAIQCVNEKVILWLLEKGVNVKAEIDDWVTPISSAGRFLSSEICELLIKHGALENLTERQYKRIYTDIYYGEKFKNIDVFEKYRVTVKKYGNNCLRQAIYDKNKNLAQMFLDYGADINYHEYEMVFTDNSTPVMVAVQRNSLELVKWLVEKGADITIKNKFGERPYTIAVLNKNQEMIEYIKSLEPVDFHNEEARKSIIKKYKLPKDMVEFFDKGDLKIEFSENIDSKYIEFFKLEDTVEMIWKRKKYLSLVKDLENYWLHLLWYSKEKTLYIFDGEHEEIYKIGDWSYFINNCEEIVEKFLTEEL, from the coding sequence ATGTATAAGATTGGTTATCTTGGAAATTTTGAAACAGTACCTCAAGTAGTAGAATATATCATAAATGGTGATATTGAAAAATTGGAAGAGGAATATAAAAAAGGTTGGGATATAAATAAAAAAATTACTTTAAATGAATTTATAACTGAAACTCCTTTAGAAATGGCTATACAATGTGTCAATGAAAAAGTTATACTATGGCTTTTAGAAAAGGGAGTGAATGTAAAAGCTGAAATAGATGATTGGGTAACTCCTATTTCAAGTGCAGGACGTTTTTTATCTTCAGAGATATGTGAATTATTAATAAAACATGGAGCATTAGAAAATTTAACTGAAAGGCAATATAAAAGAATTTATACTGATATTTACTATGGAGAAAAATTTAAAAATATAGATGTTTTTGAGAAGTATAGAGTAACAGTTAAAAAATATGGAAATAACTGTTTACGACAAGCTATCTATGATAAAAATAAAAATTTAGCTCAAATGTTTTTAGATTATGGAGCTGATATAAATTACCATGAATATGAGATGGTTTTTACTGATAATTCAACTCCTGTGATGGTAGCTGTTCAAAGAAACTCTCTTGAATTAGTAAAATGGTTAGTAGAAAAGGGAGCTGATATTACAATTAAAAATAAATTTGGAGAAAGACCATATACAATAGCAGTTTTAAATAAAAATCAAGAGATGATAGAGTATATTAAAAGTTTAGAACCAGTAGATTTTCATAATGAAGAAGCTAGAAAAAGCATAATAAAAAAATATAAATTGCCAAAAGATATGGTAGAGTTCTTTGATAAGGGAGATTTAAAGATAGAGTTCTCTGAAAATATTGATAGTAAATATATTGAGTTTTTTAAATTAGAAGATACAGTTGAAATGATTTGGAAAAGAAAAAAATATCTCTCTTTAGTAAAGGATTTAGAAAATTATTGGTTACATCTTTTATGGTATTCTAAAGAAAAAACTTTGTATATTTTTGATGGAGAGCATGAGGAGATTTATAAAATAGGAGATTGGAGCTATTTTATAAATAATTGTGAGGAAATTGTTGAAAAGTTTTTAACTGAAGAACTGTAA